From a region of the Triticum aestivum cultivar Chinese Spring chromosome 7D, IWGSC CS RefSeq v2.1, whole genome shotgun sequence genome:
- the LOC123165818 gene encoding CBL-interacting protein kinase 25-like has product MGDRPKLPARYEQVKLLGEGNFAKVYLARHMDTKEEVAIKVMDKEKLIKLGAVQQIKREIAVMRRLRHPNIVQLHKVMACKSRIFVVMEYVRGGPLYRHIPANSGLKEDETRRIFQQLVSALTFCHAQGVYHRDIKPDNLLVDEHGNLKVADFGLSAHADTARREALLHTVCGTPLYVPPEVFARRGYDGAKADAWSCGIVLFVLAAGRKPFRDDDFITLYRTICRGDYRCPRTFSPELVRIVRRLLQPNPAHRITLLQIKETDWFKKGFKEVSFYIDNKDCLRSLDGSEEPDLCDSDSEDETAMSSSSSGSSSPVAHGDGGGMHTSVSAPSLVNLEKMHIAAARAPEPRIRRIKSMNAFDIIASSPSFDLSGLFEERGEQLRFVSSAPVNTIISKLEEIAGQVSFTARTKDCQVSFEATRNGHKGALAISTKIFQLTPELVMVQVCKKAGDTAEYRQFCGSELKPGLRGLVDGLPEDGLPPTLNVA; this is encoded by the coding sequence ATGGGGGATCGGCCAAAGCTTCCTGCCCGGTACGAGCAGGTGAAGCTGCTCGGCGAGGGCAATTTCGCCAAGGTCTACCTCGCGCGGCACATGGATACGAAGGAGGAGGTGGCAATCAAGGTGATGGACAAGGAGAAGCTCATCAAGTTGGGCGCCGTTCAACAGATCAAGCGCGAGATCGCCGTGATGCGCCGGCTGCGGCACCCCAACATCGTTCAGCTCCACAAGGTGATGGCCTGCAAGTCCCGCATCTTCGTCGTCATGGAGTACGTCCGCGGCGGCCCGCTCTACCGCCACATCCCCGCCAACAGCGGCCTCAAGGAGGACGAGACGCGCCGCATCTTCCAGCAGCTCGTCTCGGCGCTCACCTTCTGCCACGCGCAGGGCGTGTACCACCGCGACATCAAGCCCGACAACCTCCTCGTCGACGAGCACGGCAATCTCAAGGTCGCCGACTTCGGGCTCTCCGCCCACGCCGACACGGCTCGCCGGGAGGCGCTCCTCCACACCGTCTGCGGCACGCCCCTGTACGTCCCTCCCGAGGTGTTCGCGCGCCGGGGCTATGACGGTGCCAAGGCGGACGCCTGGTCATGCGGCATCGTCCTCTTCGTGCTCGCCGCCGGCCGCAAGCCCTTCCGCGACGACGATTTCATCACCCTGTACCGGACAATCTGCCGCGGTGACTACCGTTGCCCACGCACCTTCAGCCCCGAACTGGTACGCATAGTACGCCGCCTCCTCCAACCAAACCCAGCGCACCGAATCACACTCCTGCAAATCAAGGAAACAGATTGGTTCAAGAAAGGCTTCAAAGAAGTTAGTTTCTACATCGACAACAAGGACTGCCTGCGCAGCCTTGATGGCTCCGAAGAGCCTGATCTCTGTGACTCTGACTCCGAGGATGAGACCGCCATGTCTTCATCATCCTCCGGCTCTTCCTCTCCCGTGGctcatggcgacggcggcggcatgcACACCTCGGTTTCAGCACCGTCGCTTGTAAATCTGGAGAAGATGCACATTGCTGCAGCTCGTGCCCCCGAGCCGCGCATAAGACGGATCAAGAGCATGAACGCGTTCGACATCATCGCCTCCTCGCCAAGCTTCGATCTGTCCGGGCTGTTCGAGGAGCGTGGCGAGCAGTTGCGTTTCGTGTCCAGCGCGCCGGTGAATACCATCATCTCCAAGCTGGAGGAGATCGCCGGGCAAGTTAGCTTCACGGCGCGCACCAAGGATTGCCAGGTGAGCTTCGAGGCGACAAGGAATGGCCACAAGGGCGCGCTGGCCATATCCACCAAGATATTCCAGCTCACGCCGGAGCTCGTCATGGTCCAGGTATGCAAGAAAGCCGGAGACACCGCTGAATACCGGCAATTCTGCGGCAGTGAGCTCAAGCCCGGCCTTCGAGGTCTCGTGGATGGCCTGCCCGAGGATGGCCTTCCTCCGACGCTGAATGTTGCGTGA